The following proteins are encoded in a genomic region of Leptospira fainei serovar Hurstbridge str. BUT 6:
- a CDS encoding imelysin family protein translates to MRRTINSGFPILFIGILLSCTNGKKGDSSMALAAILGNQPSASRQQVVSRYADLAYESYNKNYQDLTVLQTAVNTFVTTPSAANLIAAKSAWIKARASYLLTEAFRFAGGPIDVASISSISWQGCGAGTNYVGDTTYACESLINSWPLDEIAIDNYVQGGNNTTSFASILARNGDISIGSPGNTDDTTIILTGWHAIEYLLWGQDNSGSPQTYNQVAGLADYTCFTGSPTTCNSNGQGGNNGGTGSNRGNYLKTVTDALVGHLKLVRDAWGTSSAPGPYRQAFLADPNASLTQVFRGLGKFIAGEWGGDRLKGIYAHDQEDEHSCFSDNTKSDFYYDAQSVLNLWSGSYTLVKNNPSSTGPGLSALLGILGQGNINAEITQARDTFCVNNVESIADPNYTSACPSGSITGRYDQIIMNGFNGFPGSQSPDYQTLQNAQVLIGDRLKKDFVTAATALGITITDFTNK, encoded by the coding sequence ATGCGTCGGACAATTAACTCTGGGTTCCCGATTCTATTCATCGGAATTCTTTTATCCTGCACGAACGGAAAGAAAGGCGATTCTTCCATGGCCTTAGCCGCGATTTTAGGTAACCAGCCTTCCGCCTCGAGACAGCAAGTCGTGAGTCGCTACGCCGACTTGGCTTACGAATCTTATAATAAAAATTACCAAGACTTAACCGTTCTTCAAACTGCGGTAAATACCTTCGTGACGACTCCGAGCGCGGCAAACCTAATCGCCGCTAAGAGCGCTTGGATCAAAGCCAGGGCTTCCTACTTACTTACCGAAGCGTTTCGATTTGCCGGAGGGCCGATCGACGTGGCCAGCATCTCAAGCATCAGCTGGCAAGGTTGCGGGGCAGGAACTAATTATGTCGGCGATACGACTTATGCTTGCGAGAGTCTCATCAACTCATGGCCGTTAGACGAAATAGCAATCGATAATTATGTTCAGGGCGGAAACAACACGACGAGTTTTGCCTCGATTTTAGCTAGAAACGGAGATATTTCCATCGGATCACCCGGGAATACCGACGATACGACCATTATTCTAACGGGATGGCATGCGATCGAATACCTCCTCTGGGGACAGGATAATTCCGGAAGTCCTCAGACTTACAATCAAGTAGCGGGGCTTGCCGATTACACTTGCTTTACAGGTTCTCCGACCACTTGCAATAGCAATGGACAAGGCGGAAATAACGGCGGAACCGGAAGCAACCGCGGGAATTATCTAAAAACCGTCACAGACGCGTTAGTCGGTCATTTAAAATTAGTCAGGGACGCATGGGGAACTTCGAGCGCTCCGGGCCCGTATCGACAAGCGTTTCTAGCGGACCCGAACGCATCGCTCACTCAGGTATTTCGAGGGTTAGGAAAGTTTATCGCCGGGGAATGGGGAGGAGATCGGTTAAAAGGAATTTACGCTCATGATCAGGAAGACGAACACTCTTGCTTTAGCGACAATACTAAATCCGACTTTTACTACGACGCCCAAAGCGTTTTGAATCTTTGGAGCGGAAGTTATACATTAGTAAAAAATAATCCTTCCAGCACCGGACCGGGATTGTCCGCATTATTAGGAATCTTAGGTCAAGGAAATATAAACGCCGAAATCACACAAGCGAGAGACACATTCTGCGTCAACAACGTAGAGAGTATCGCCGATCCGAATTATACTTCTGCCTGCCCATCCGGATCAATAACCGGGCGCTATGACCAGATCATAATGAATGGATTCAACGGTTTTCCGGGATCTCAAAGCCCGGATTATCAAACTCTTCAGAACGCTCAAGTATTGATCGGCGACCGATTGAAGAAGGATTTTGTTACGGCTGCGACGGCTCTGGGAATTACGATCACAGACTTTACCAATAAGTGA
- a CDS encoding glucose 1-dehydrogenase — protein sequence MAKQFEGKVALITGAASPRGLGRAIANTIAKEGGDIVVADLNKEHIEQAAAEIAKEFGVKAIGVAANVTKPEDCDAVIAAVKDKFGKLDFLVNNAGVLKDNLFIRMTEQEFDFVMDVNAKGVFLMTKSASKLLLKAPSARIVNISSLSGLTGQPGQANYSSSKAAVIALTKVAAREFSGRGVLVNAVCPGYVQTDMTSSLSEEVQKKLTDPSFIPLKRPGTQQEIANAVEFFLSDKASYITGTYLRVDGGAGIGL from the coding sequence ATGGCAAAACAATTCGAAGGCAAAGTCGCATTAATTACCGGAGCTGCTTCTCCAAGAGGATTAGGAAGAGCGATTGCAAATACGATCGCGAAAGAAGGCGGAGATATCGTTGTCGCCGATTTAAATAAGGAGCATATAGAGCAAGCTGCCGCTGAGATCGCTAAAGAATTCGGGGTAAAAGCGATCGGAGTCGCTGCAAACGTTACCAAACCGGAAGATTGCGATGCAGTCATCGCGGCCGTGAAAGACAAATTCGGCAAATTGGACTTCTTAGTAAATAATGCCGGAGTTTTAAAAGACAATTTATTCATTCGTATGACTGAGCAAGAATTCGATTTCGTCATGGACGTAAATGCAAAAGGCGTTTTCCTTATGACTAAGTCCGCTTCAAAATTGCTTCTGAAAGCGCCTTCAGCGAGGATCGTAAATATTTCTTCATTGTCAGGCCTAACCGGACAACCCGGCCAAGCAAACTATTCCTCTTCTAAGGCCGCCGTTATTGCATTAACGAAAGTCGCTGCAAGAGAATTCTCCGGTCGCGGTGTATTGGTAAATGCGGTATGCCCCGGCTATGTTCAAACGGATATGACATCCTCCCTTTCCGAAGAGGTTCAAAAGAAACTAACGGACCCTTCGTTCATTCCGTTAAAGAGGCCGGGAACGCAGCAAGAAATCGCGAACGCGGTAGAATTCTTCCTGTCGGATAAGGCGTCGTACATCACCGGAACGTATCTCCGTGTGGACGGCGGCGCAGGGATAGGTTTATAA
- a CDS encoding alpha/beta hydrolase, which produces MSLNIPLEQIGPLKAARIKGDPNGPYVIFFHGYGANAYDLLPLYSYMDVPIGTNFIFPDGILEIPLMPGYNGRAWFPIDMEALQRAMMAGGYRDFSDRYPQGLAEAREKAVQMIEALNVPMDRIVIGGFSQGSMLATDITLRAETKPKGLVILSGTLIDEPEWSRLAKKTPGYPFFQSHGRMDPVLGYPAAKKLETLLKEAGWEGELLAFPGGHEIPEVVLLAMNRYLKDLMQ; this is translated from the coding sequence ATGTCTCTCAATATTCCGTTAGAACAGATCGGTCCTCTGAAGGCGGCTCGGATCAAAGGCGATCCAAACGGTCCGTACGTGATTTTCTTTCACGGTTATGGTGCGAACGCTTACGATCTTCTTCCGCTTTACTCTTATATGGATGTTCCTATAGGAACGAATTTTATTTTTCCGGACGGTATCCTGGAAATTCCCTTAATGCCAGGCTATAACGGAAGGGCCTGGTTTCCGATCGATATGGAAGCGTTGCAACGGGCAATGATGGCCGGGGGGTATCGTGATTTTTCGGATCGTTATCCGCAAGGGTTGGCTGAAGCGAGAGAAAAGGCCGTGCAAATGATCGAGGCTCTGAATGTTCCGATGGATCGAATCGTTATAGGAGGGTTTAGTCAAGGTTCGATGCTCGCGACCGATATCACTCTCCGAGCCGAAACAAAACCGAAAGGCTTAGTTATACTTTCCGGCACTCTAATCGATGAACCGGAATGGTCTCGGTTAGCCAAAAAGACTCCAGGTTATCCTTTTTTTCAAAGCCATGGTCGAATGGACCCCGTCCTAGGTTACCCTGCGGCAAAGAAACTGGAAACTTTATTAAAAGAAGCGGGCTGGGAGGGAGAGTTGTTGGCGTTTCCTGGTGGACATGAAATCCCGGAGGTAGTACTCCTCGCTATGAACCGTTATTTAAAAGATCTCATGCAATGA
- a CDS encoding bestrophin family protein: MYTARSIKPAIMFHYAWKMLLIYASISGSVYLLVKCFGFETAGLPFLPISLIGMVVAFFLGFKNNSSYDRLWEAQQTWGRIVNNSRNWASTVLHHIRNQLPENSSQEAELHLIRKELVYRQIAFTNALRYQLRMSNTRSKTDTSRKLVTQSHLETKKSMRDELIPFLDESEISFLETKTNVAAHILNRQYARLTELNDLGILETTAKFEMAQVITENYRCQGECESIKLFPLPRQYSYFSKVFVWIFILLLPFGLLSEFEKASDTVVWLMIPSHILISWVFMVTEQIGDDSENPFENAINDIPMTAICRNIEIDLREFLGETELPSKLEPVNNILL; this comes from the coding sequence ATGTATACTGCTCGTTCCATAAAGCCCGCAATCATGTTCCACTATGCCTGGAAAATGCTTTTAATTTATGCCTCCATCTCCGGCTCCGTTTACTTACTAGTGAAATGCTTCGGATTCGAAACTGCCGGTCTTCCTTTCTTGCCGATCAGTCTGATCGGAATGGTCGTAGCGTTTTTCCTAGGATTCAAGAATAACTCCTCCTACGATCGTCTCTGGGAAGCGCAACAGACATGGGGCCGAATCGTAAATAACAGTCGCAACTGGGCTTCGACGGTTTTGCATCACATACGCAATCAGCTTCCCGAAAATTCCTCGCAGGAAGCCGAGCTCCATCTAATCAGGAAAGAGCTGGTCTATCGGCAAATTGCTTTTACGAACGCATTGCGATACCAATTACGGATGTCTAATACGCGTAGCAAGACGGATACCTCGCGAAAGCTTGTCACGCAATCGCATCTTGAAACGAAAAAGAGTATGAGGGACGAATTAATCCCCTTTTTAGATGAATCTGAAATTTCATTCCTTGAAACAAAAACGAACGTAGCCGCGCATATACTGAACCGGCAATACGCCCGATTAACGGAACTGAATGATTTAGGAATTTTAGAAACGACGGCGAAATTCGAGATGGCCCAAGTAATCACGGAGAACTACCGATGCCAAGGAGAATGTGAAAGTATTAAATTATTTCCGTTACCTCGACAATATTCGTATTTTAGTAAAGTATTCGTCTGGATTTTTATACTTCTGCTTCCGTTCGGCCTTTTGAGTGAATTTGAAAAAGCGAGTGATACCGTTGTATGGCTTATGATTCCCTCGCATATTCTCATTTCCTGGGTTTTTATGGTGACCGAACAGATCGGCGATGATAGTGAAAATCCTTTTGAAAACGCTATTAACGATATCCCTATGACGGCGATCTGTAGAAATATTGAAATTGACTTACGCGAATTTTTGGGTGAAACTGAATTACCTTCGAAATTAGAACCGGTAAATAATATTTTGCTGTGA
- a CDS encoding di-heme oxidoreductase family protein, with protein MNCNFKSLPSVKSEKFLPKLTRLSTGIAAVILLLVPPFCSCKHESKNNAAEMAFILLNLNQDPGEAYSGGWTTVFDNTVNAFSLPAFNLRIDGSTQFNAGHAFFNTNWSQEGNSALSGKGPTFNASSCQACHKKDGRGAPPNNGASPPTYGGSFDIAVSMLLRLSKDGANSTTGGPIPTDNYGLQLNQQGISSFTNLHPTSHTVAATPEEGHASVTYNSVAAPVCATCSGTTYTDGTSVTLSQPSYSFSGWNFGDPTSAAGGFHYSPRVAPMIAGLGLLEAIPESTILSWADPNDADGDGISGKPNYVWDTAAGKKALGRFGWKANQPSLSQQNQDAFLGDIGITSPLNPTDNCPTIQTICLDAANGSGDPEITSSIVDPINFYGQLVGAPGRRSVNDTQVVHGKQLFISIGCASCHKPLTVTGVVPDFPENSSQYIKPYTDLLLHDMGSGLADGRSDFDATGNEWRTPPLWGLGLIQNVNGHQRLLHDGRANGPEEAILWHGGEAAGARSNFQLLSASDRNDLLKFLNSL; from the coding sequence ATGAACTGTAATTTTAAATCACTCCCTTCGGTCAAATCCGAGAAATTTTTACCTAAGCTGACCCGGCTTTCTACGGGAATCGCGGCCGTTATTCTGCTGCTTGTTCCGCCTTTCTGTTCCTGCAAACACGAATCGAAAAACAACGCAGCCGAAATGGCCTTTATTTTGTTGAATCTAAATCAGGACCCAGGCGAGGCATATTCCGGAGGTTGGACAACCGTATTTGACAATACGGTCAACGCGTTTAGCCTACCTGCTTTCAATCTTCGGATAGACGGTTCGACTCAATTCAACGCAGGGCACGCGTTCTTTAATACGAATTGGTCTCAAGAAGGAAATAGCGCTCTTTCCGGGAAAGGGCCCACGTTCAACGCAAGCTCCTGCCAAGCCTGCCACAAAAAAGATGGGAGAGGAGCTCCTCCGAATAACGGCGCTTCTCCTCCGACTTACGGGGGTTCTTTCGATATTGCCGTTAGTATGTTGTTGAGGTTGTCCAAAGACGGCGCTAACTCCACGACTGGAGGTCCGATTCCGACCGACAATTACGGGCTTCAATTGAATCAGCAAGGAATTTCAAGTTTTACAAATCTTCATCCCACGTCGCACACTGTGGCTGCAACTCCTGAAGAAGGACACGCATCCGTAACTTATAATTCTGTCGCCGCACCCGTTTGCGCGACCTGCTCAGGTACCACTTATACGGACGGAACTTCCGTTACACTTTCACAACCATCGTATTCGTTTTCCGGTTGGAATTTCGGAGATCCCACGAGCGCCGCGGGCGGATTCCATTATTCTCCTAGAGTAGCTCCGATGATTGCCGGATTAGGATTACTGGAAGCGATACCTGAAAGTACGATTCTATCCTGGGCGGATCCAAACGATGCGGACGGAGACGGAATTTCAGGAAAACCTAATTATGTTTGGGATACTGCCGCGGGAAAAAAAGCGTTAGGTCGTTTCGGTTGGAAAGCGAATCAACCTAGCTTGTCTCAGCAGAATCAGGATGCATTTCTCGGAGATATCGGCATAACAAGTCCTTTAAACCCTACGGATAATTGTCCGACGATTCAAACAATTTGTTTGGATGCCGCAAACGGATCGGGCGACCCGGAGATCACTTCCAGCATCGTTGATCCGATAAATTTTTACGGGCAACTCGTTGGTGCTCCCGGTCGACGATCCGTTAACGATACCCAAGTCGTACATGGAAAACAGTTGTTTATTTCCATCGGTTGTGCCTCTTGTCACAAGCCTTTAACGGTGACAGGCGTCGTACCCGATTTTCCGGAAAACTCATCCCAATACATAAAGCCTTATACGGACTTGCTTCTGCACGATATGGGATCCGGCTTAGCCGACGGACGATCCGACTTTGACGCGACCGGAAACGAATGGAGAACTCCGCCGCTTTGGGGGCTAGGTTTAATTCAAAATGTCAACGGACACCAAAGACTACTCCACGATGGAAGAGCCAACGGGCCGGAAGAGGCAATCTTATGGCACGGAGGAGAGGCGGCAGGCGCAAGATCGAATTTTCAACTGCTGTCCGCATCCGATAGAAACGATTTACTTAAATTCCTAAATTCACTTTAA
- a CDS encoding phosphate signaling complex PhoU family protein, which translates to MASKFDYLRRNLYAMAELCLEQILVFGDAIEQENPDLAKQVIERDDLIDSLEKQNDNLSQNAILEAVANRNLLGMDQVDGEVVLKKDPLRFALSAIRINRNLERMGDQIVNCATCYRRGLLPKGFFRQEEILDKMLSRVVTLVGMAVESLVEEKNRFYGSVHTVEEELNNLCNGAFLKFVMDPRLDKNQFADLYRIILGIERAGDYAVNIAEELVRLNTGMDIRHLSDPVQVTEKVKTPS; encoded by the coding sequence ATGGCTTCTAAATTCGATTATCTCAGACGCAACTTGTACGCTATGGCCGAATTATGTCTGGAGCAGATTTTAGTTTTTGGCGATGCGATCGAACAGGAAAATCCGGATCTAGCAAAGCAAGTGATAGAACGCGACGACTTGATTGATAGTTTAGAAAAACAGAATGATAACCTTTCGCAGAATGCGATTTTAGAGGCTGTTGCTAATCGTAATTTATTGGGAATGGACCAAGTAGACGGCGAAGTCGTGTTAAAGAAAGACCCGCTTCGATTTGCTCTGTCCGCAATCAGAATTAACCGCAATTTGGAAAGAATGGGGGACCAGATCGTAAACTGCGCTACGTGCTACAGAAGAGGATTGCTACCGAAGGGATTTTTTCGTCAGGAGGAAATCCTTGATAAAATGCTCTCCCGAGTCGTAACTCTTGTCGGAATGGCAGTAGAATCTCTTGTCGAGGAAAAGAACCGATTCTATGGTTCGGTTCATACTGTCGAAGAAGAATTGAACAACCTTTGTAACGGCGCCTTTCTAAAATTCGTGATGGACCCTAGGCTGGACAAAAACCAATTCGCCGATTTATACAGAATAATCTTAGGAATCGAACGAGCCGGCGACTATGCGGTAAACATCGCCGAAGAGCTCGTGCGCCTTAACACCGGAATGGATATACGTCATCTATCCGATCCGGTCCAGGTCACCGAGAAAGTAAAAACACCGTCGTAA
- a CDS encoding thiolase domain-containing protein, with product MREVAIVGAYETLHGNHKDRTLRDLVTEAGNGAIKDSGIDRKEIQAVYVGNYAGNEFNSQNTMGSYAANLLGLGDRPAIRTEGACASGGIAMRQGFLAVASGLYDTVLVLGVEKMNGLDPETTMEIVARGQDQDVEGGYCISGPSGFALNATRHMHEFGTTKEMLSKVAEKNYFHGSLNPFAHKQKEISFNNIMRARMVTTPFGFHDVSLVTDASAAVIITTKEKAKSLRKDYILVKGSGIGGDYFNVALKKDSVSFPASLQAAAEAFKMSGLERKDIDVLECHDCFTITEIINIEDLGFVEKGKGGPFTMDGHTRLGGKLPVNTSGGLKAKGHPVGATGVGQVVEMTFQLRNQAEKRQVANARTALTHVLGGPGAVSIVHILQRGE from the coding sequence ATGAGAGAAGTCGCGATCGTAGGAGCATACGAGACGCTCCATGGAAATCATAAAGACAGAACGCTTAGGGATTTGGTAACCGAAGCGGGCAACGGAGCCATTAAGGACTCGGGAATCGATCGGAAGGAAATTCAAGCCGTCTATGTGGGAAATTATGCGGGTAATGAATTCAACTCTCAGAATACGATGGGTTCTTACGCAGCCAACTTACTAGGATTAGGCGATAGGCCGGCGATAAGAACCGAAGGCGCTTGTGCTTCCGGTGGAATCGCAATGAGGCAGGGATTTCTTGCGGTCGCGTCGGGGTTGTACGATACCGTTCTAGTTTTGGGAGTAGAAAAGATGAACGGCCTGGACCCTGAAACTACTATGGAAATCGTCGCGCGTGGACAGGACCAAGACGTGGAAGGCGGATACTGTATTTCGGGGCCGTCGGGTTTTGCACTCAATGCGACCCGACACATGCACGAATTCGGTACGACTAAGGAAATGTTATCAAAGGTCGCAGAAAAAAATTACTTTCACGGGAGCTTAAACCCTTTCGCTCATAAACAAAAAGAAATTTCGTTTAATAATATCATGAGAGCGAGAATGGTCACAACTCCATTCGGGTTTCATGATGTCTCCTTAGTGACGGACGCGTCCGCCGCCGTAATTATTACGACAAAAGAAAAAGCGAAATCGTTGAGAAAGGATTACATTTTAGTAAAAGGATCAGGAATCGGCGGAGATTACTTTAATGTGGCTTTAAAGAAAGATTCGGTAAGTTTTCCGGCCTCGCTTCAAGCCGCTGCAGAGGCGTTCAAGATGTCGGGTTTGGAAAGAAAAGATATCGATGTTCTGGAATGCCATGACTGTTTTACGATCACCGAGATCATCAATATAGAGGATCTGGGCTTCGTGGAAAAGGGAAAAGGCGGTCCGTTTACTATGGATGGACATACTCGTCTTGGCGGAAAATTACCGGTCAATACTTCCGGCGGCTTGAAAGCAAAGGGCCATCCTGTCGGCGCCACCGGAGTCGGACAAGTCGTAGAAATGACATTCCAATTAAGGAACCA
- a CDS encoding group II truncated hemoglobin, whose product MNEKKKIPSLYEWAGGLPAFEKLTKLFYQKVLQDDLLEPVFKHMSPEHQQRVAHFIAEVFGGPKIYSSKEGSHYEMIQKHLSKRLTEDQRKQWIRLLLETADEIDLPSDPEFRSAFVAYIEWGTRIAVNNSNTDELLMNPNEPMPKWGWGEPGGPYLPE is encoded by the coding sequence ATGAATGAAAAAAAGAAAATCCCGTCCTTATATGAATGGGCCGGCGGATTGCCGGCTTTCGAGAAACTAACGAAACTTTTCTATCAGAAAGTTTTACAGGATGATTTATTAGAGCCCGTCTTTAAGCATATGTCTCCGGAGCACCAACAGAGAGTGGCGCATTTTATCGCCGAAGTTTTCGGAGGTCCAAAAATTTACAGTTCGAAAGAGGGAAGTCATTACGAAATGATTCAAAAGCATCTTTCGAAGCGTTTAACGGAAGATCAAAGAAAGCAATGGATACGATTGCTCTTAGAAACCGCAGACGAGATTGATCTTCCCAGCGATCCCGAATTTAGATCTGCGTTCGTCGCTTATATAGAATGGGGAACAAGAATCGCGGTAAATAACTCGAACACCGACGAACTGCTTATGAATCCGAACGAGCCGATGCCGAAATGGGGATGGGGAGAACCTGGCGGCCCTTATTTACCGGAGTAA
- a CDS encoding CDGSH iron-sulfur domain-containing protein codes for MDTIKGKSVTIFFDGKKCIHSRNCVLSRPDVFVPNVDGDWIYPDRASEEEIKQLALNCPSGAIKFETNSSTSETAPIVNVVRVRENGPLAFNADMDIVGHGLEFRATLCRCGASKNKPFCDSSHTTIQFMATGEPAAALEPKTLVTRNGKLLITPTKNGPLKIQGNLEICTGTGHMIDRIEEAYLCRCGGSSNKPYCDGTHKKIKFLSE; via the coding sequence ATGGACACGATAAAAGGCAAAAGTGTAACTATCTTTTTCGACGGGAAAAAATGCATCCACTCTCGTAATTGTGTATTGAGTCGACCCGACGTATTCGTTCCTAACGTCGATGGAGATTGGATTTACCCCGATCGAGCCTCGGAGGAGGAAATCAAACAATTGGCCCTCAATTGTCCTTCGGGAGCGATTAAATTCGAAACAAATTCAAGTACATCCGAAACCGCGCCTATCGTAAATGTAGTTCGCGTTCGTGAAAACGGGCCGCTCGCATTTAACGCCGATATGGATATTGTCGGACATGGATTGGAGTTTAGAGCCACTCTTTGCCGATGCGGAGCGTCTAAGAATAAACCGTTCTGCGATAGCAGTCATACTACCATCCAATTCATGGCGACCGGAGAACCCGCCGCTGCGTTAGAGCCGAAAACGCTTGTCACCCGAAATGGTAAGCTATTGATCACTCCTACTAAAAATGGTCCTTTGAAAATACAAGGAAATCTTGAAATTTGCACCGGCACGGGTCATATGATCGATCGTATCGAAGAAGCATACTTGTGTAGATGCGGCGGCTCTTCCAATAAGCCGTATTGCGACGGAACGCATAAGAAAATTAAATTTTTGTCGGAGTAA
- a CDS encoding MAPEG family protein, giving the protein MYSSLHALLSFTSWTLLLGFGIILFRVTLVLTGKKKSNEFPAWIQHGSDFYWRLYRAHLNCLENLPIFAVLVFAGAILDPNPAMFDLFAWTAFASRILQTSAHLSGGGEWPVNIRFTGFLLQYASFVSMLYLLIQSLP; this is encoded by the coding sequence ATGTACAGTTCCTTACACGCTCTCTTATCATTTACGAGCTGGACCTTGCTTTTAGGTTTCGGAATTATTCTATTTCGAGTAACCCTAGTGCTTACAGGAAAGAAGAAATCGAACGAGTTTCCTGCGTGGATCCAACACGGAAGCGACTTCTACTGGAGATTATATCGGGCCCATTTAAATTGTTTAGAGAATCTACCTATCTTTGCGGTTCTAGTTTTTGCAGGGGCAATATTGGATCCTAATCCGGCCATGTTTGATTTATTCGCATGGACCGCATTCGCATCTAGAATTCTCCAAACATCCGCACACCTAAGTGGGGGCGGCGAATGGCCCGTAAATATCCGATTTACAGGATTCTTACTTCAATACGCTTCTTTTGTTTCGATGCTCTACCTTCTTATACAGAGCCTACCATAG
- a CDS encoding imelysin family protein, producing the protein MTTVAFLLAAQPSYTEFLTYSGNNLILPTLQDLENKTLSLTTSAQNYCSDPTNATKLSNLQQAWKTARSSLKKSEVFYFGPAENPPGYYFTNLDGFEKLQRPKWNNISAVLTNTASFPTINESNVLTYSTVRRGFEALEMLIFSSDGNDANISSSANILAANGSNAGYQRRLDYIQALAQVIYDDARNLNSQWKSTGGNFIGNYVGGSGYFQSSKEAFDTYVTKIASLAEVTRDQKTGTPAGLSLSSAGTAHSNLTEAIFSRNAYQDLLDNVYGIEFAYVGNTGDSQAKSLSVMVQAQNSSVDANIKNAIADLKTTLQAKTAGASDLYADIGAGSSTINAQVSPLWIKLKTLRTLTGTDLLSVLGVPAMPSNADGD; encoded by the coding sequence ATGACGACCGTCGCGTTCTTACTAGCTGCGCAACCGTCCTATACGGAATTCCTAACCTATTCGGGAAACAATCTTATCCTACCTACGCTGCAAGACCTGGAGAATAAGACTTTAAGTCTAACGACCTCGGCGCAAAACTATTGTTCGGATCCGACCAACGCAACTAAGCTCTCGAATCTGCAACAAGCTTGGAAAACCGCGAGAAGTTCATTAAAAAAATCTGAAGTTTTTTATTTCGGTCCTGCCGAAAACCCACCCGGATACTATTTCACTAATTTAGACGGATTCGAAAAATTACAGCGACCCAAATGGAACAATATCTCGGCAGTGCTTACCAATACTGCAAGCTTTCCCACTATAAATGAAAGTAACGTATTAACGTACAGTACGGTTCGCAGAGGCTTCGAAGCGTTAGAAATGTTGATCTTCAGTTCGGACGGGAATGACGCGAATATTTCAAGTTCCGCGAATATCCTTGCCGCGAACGGTTCTAATGCCGGTTATCAACGTAGATTGGATTATATTCAAGCCCTCGCGCAGGTTATCTATGATGATGCAAGAAATTTAAACAGCCAGTGGAAATCGACCGGCGGAAATTTTATCGGGAACTATGTCGGCGGTAGCGGTTATTTTCAATCCTCGAAAGAAGCTTTCGACACATACGTTACGAAAATTGCAAGCTTGGCGGAGGTAACGCGAGATCAAAAAACGGGAACCCCTGCCGGTTTAAGTTTAAGTTCCGCAGGCACAGCTCATTCGAACTTAACGGAAGCGATTTTTTCTAGAAACGCATACCAAGACTTGTTGGATAATGTTTACGGTATCGAATTTGCCTATGTCGGAAATACGGGGGATTCCCAAGCGAAGTCGCTTTCCGTAATGGTCCAAGCCCAAAATTCCTCCGTAGACGCGAATATCAAGAATGCGATTGCAGACTTAAAAACGACTTTGCAGGCAAAAACCGCCGGAGCCTCCGACCTGTACGCCGACATCGGCGCGGGGTCTTCCACAATTAACGCGCAAGTTTCCCCGCTTTGGATAAAATTGAAAACTCTGAGAACTCTTACCGGAACCGATTTACTTTCGGTGTTAGGAGTACCCGCTATGCCGTCTAATGCGGACGGAGATTAG
- a CDS encoding winged helix-turn-helix transcriptional regulator has translation MIELNNKTFTCPVDVSLSFFTGKWKILILSHLYHFKHKSYKDIKINLPGISEKVLVQQLKELEGNKLLNRDVISERPLRVEYSLTDFGRSLAPLFEFLSEWGIDYLKKNGIDYIQDQHLYK, from the coding sequence ATGATTGAGCTAAATAATAAAACCTTTACTTGTCCGGTAGACGTATCTCTCAGTTTTTTCACCGGAAAATGGAAGATATTGATACTATCTCATCTCTATCACTTCAAACATAAAAGTTACAAAGATATAAAGATCAACTTGCCGGGAATTTCGGAAAAAGTCTTGGTTCAACAATTAAAGGAATTGGAAGGAAACAAACTTTTAAATCGAGATGTTATTTCCGAAAGACCGTTACGGGTGGAGTATTCTCTGACCGACTTCGGCCGATCGTTGGCGCCGTTATTCGAATTTTTAAGCGAATGGGGAATCGATTACTTAAAGAAAAACGGAATCGATTATATCCAGGATCAACATCTCTATAAATAA